Proteins encoded within one genomic window of Macaca fascicularis isolate 582-1 chromosome 16, T2T-MFA8v1.1:
- the LOC102137941 gene encoding anaphase-promoting complex subunit 11, whose product MKVKIKCWNGVATWLWVANDENCGICRMAFNGCCPDCKVPGDDCPLVWGQCSHCFHMHCILKWLHAQQVQQHCPMCRQEWKFKE is encoded by the exons ATGAAGGTGAAGATTAAGTGCTGGAATGGCGTGGCCACTTGGCTCTGGGTGGCCAACGATGAGAACTGTGGCATCTGCAGGATGGCATTTAACGGCTGCTGCCCCGACT GCAAGGTGCCTGGCGACGACTGCCCGCTGGTGTGGGGCCAGTGCTCCCACTGCTTCCACATGCACTGCATCCTCAAGTGGCTGCACGCGCAGCAGGTGCAGCAGCACTGCCCCATGTGTCGCCAGGAATGGAAGTTCAAGGAGTGA
- the NPB gene encoding neuropeptide B: MARPATLAAAALALCLLLAPPGLAWYKPAAGRSSYSVGRAAGLLSGFRRSPYARRSQPHRGAEPPGRAGASPELQLHPRLRSLAVCVQDVAPNLQRCERLPDGRGTFQCKADVFLSLRSADCRAP, encoded by the exons ATGGCCCGGCCCGCGACACTGGCAGCCGCCGCCCTGGCGCTGTGCCTGCTGCTGGCGCCGCCCGGCCTCGCGTGGTACAAGCCGGCGGCGGGGCGCAGCTCCTACTCCGTGGGCCGCGCCGCGGGGCTGCTGTCCGGCTTCCGCAGGTCCCCGTACGCGCGGCGCTCCCAGCCCCACAGAGGGGCGGAACCCCCGGGCCGGGCCGGCGCCTCCCCGGAGCTGCAGCTGCACCCCAGACTGCGGAGCCTC GCCGTGTGCGTCCAGGACGTCGCTCCGAACCTGCAGAGGTGCGAGCGGCTGCCCGACGGCCGCGGGACCTTCCAGTGCAAGGCGGACGTGTTCCTGTCCCTGCGCTCAGCCGACTGCCGCGCCCCCTGA
- the PCYT2 gene encoding ethanolamine-phosphate cytidylyltransferase isoform X5: protein MLLVTKAHHSSQEMSSEYREYADSFGKCPGGRNPWTGVSQFLQTSQKIIQFASGKEPQPGETVIYVAGAFDLFHIGHVDFLEKVHRLADRPYIIAGLHFDQEVNRYKGKNYPIMNLHERTLSVLACRYVSEVVIGAPYAVTAELLSHFKVDLVCHGKTEIIPDRDGSDPYQDPGHWSPSGAGHQMGLGEVSRDLHPAPPLRTPRNPREGASSVRLTVAATSPRTSSCSGSSPTGWSMRHEIRRKKPRSWPSWRPPGGRRRSPWGSAMATSDLAEAPAGPPPALLLHLLHLDIGLCRAALSNWPGSGRAGDDSASCLPSRCLVCSRLSTLSSEAAQRGRPAQWRGRQ from the exons ATGCTGCTGGTGACCAAAGCCCACCACAGCAGCCAG GAGATGTCTTCTGAGTACCGGGAGTACGCGGACAGCTTTGGCAAG TGCCCTGGTGGGCGGAACCCCTGGACCGGGGTATCCCAGTTCCTGCAGACATCTCAGAAGATCATCCAGTTTGCTTCTGGGAAGGAGCCCCAGCCAGGGGAGACGGTCATCTATGTGGCTGGCGCCTTCGACCTGTTCC ACATCGGGCATGTGGACTTCCTGGAGAAGGTGCACAGGCTGGCAGACAGGCCCTATATCATCGCGGGCTTACACTTTGACCAG GAGGTCAATCGCTACAAGGGGAAGAACTACCCCATCATGAATCTGCATGAGCGCACCCTGAGCGTGCTGGCCTGCCGG TACGTGTCCGAAGTGGTGATTGGGGCCCCGTACGCAGTCACAGCAGAGCTCCTGAGTCACTTCAAG GTGGACCTGGTGTGTCACGGCAAGACGGAAATTATCCCGGACAGGGACGGCTCCGACCCATACCAG GACCCTGGGCACTGGTCTCCCTCTGGGGCAGGGCACCAGATGGGTCTTGGGGAGGTCAGCAGGGACCTTCATCCCGCTCCTCCTCTCCGGACCCCCAGGAACCCAAGAGAAGGGGCATCTTCCGTCAGATTGACAGTGGCAGCAACCTCACCACGGACCTCATCGTGCAGCGGATCATCACCAACAG GTTGGAGTATGAGGCACGAAATCAGAAGAAAGAAGCCAAGGAGCTGGCCTTCCTGGAGGCCGCCAGGCGGCAGGCGGCGCAGCCCCTGGGGGAGCGCGATGGCGACTTCTGACCTGGCGGAGGCCCCAGCCGGCCCTCCCCCTGCTCTGCTTCTGCACCTTCTGCATTTGGACATAGGACTCTGCAGGGCCGCCCTCTCTAACTGGCCTGGCTCTGGAAGGGCTGGTGACGactctgcctcctgcctgcctTCGAGGTGCCTGGTTTGCAGCAGACTCTCCACCCTTTCCAGCGAAGCTGCTCAGAGAGGGCGTCCAGCACAGTGGAGAGGCCGGCAGTGA
- the PCYT2 gene encoding ethanolamine-phosphate cytidylyltransferase isoform X3, whose product MVQAIKWVDEVVPAAPYVTTLETLDKYNCDFCVHGNDITLTVDGRDTYEEVKQAGRYRECKRTQGVSTTDLVGRMLLVTKAHHSSQEMSSEYREYADSFGKCPGGRNPWTGVSQFLQTSQKIIQFASGKEPQPGETVIYVAGAFDLFHIGHVDFLEKVHRLADRPYIIAGLHFDQEVNRYKGKNYPIMNLHERTLSVLACRYVSEVVIGAPYAVTAELLSHFKVDLVCHGKTEIIPDRDGSDPYQDPGHWSPSGAGHQMGLGEVSRDLHPAPPLRTPRNPREGASSVRLTVAATSPRTSSCSGSSPTGWSMRHEIRRKKPRSWPSWRPPGGRRRSPWGSAMATSDLAEAPAGPPPALLLHLLHLDIGLCRAALSNWPGSGRAGDDSASCLPSRCLVCSRLSTLSSEAAQRGRPAQWRGRQ is encoded by the exons ATGGTGCAGGCCATCAAATGGGTGGACGAGGTGGTGCCCGCAGCCCCTTACGTCACTACGCTAGAGACCCTGGACAAATACAACTGTGACTTCTGTGTTCACGGCA ATGACATCACCCTGACTGTAGACGGCCGGGACACCTATGAGGAGGTAAAGCAGGCCGGGAGGTACAG AGAGTGCAAGCGCACACAAGGGGTGTCCACCACAGACCTCGTGGGCCGCATGCTGCTGGTGACCAAAGCCCACCACAGCAGCCAG GAGATGTCTTCTGAGTACCGGGAGTACGCGGACAGCTTTGGCAAG TGCCCTGGTGGGCGGAACCCCTGGACCGGGGTATCCCAGTTCCTGCAGACATCTCAGAAGATCATCCAGTTTGCTTCTGGGAAGGAGCCCCAGCCAGGGGAGACGGTCATCTATGTGGCTGGCGCCTTCGACCTGTTCC ACATCGGGCATGTGGACTTCCTGGAGAAGGTGCACAGGCTGGCAGACAGGCCCTATATCATCGCGGGCTTACACTTTGACCAG GAGGTCAATCGCTACAAGGGGAAGAACTACCCCATCATGAATCTGCATGAGCGCACCCTGAGCGTGCTGGCCTGCCGG TACGTGTCCGAAGTGGTGATTGGGGCCCCGTACGCAGTCACAGCAGAGCTCCTGAGTCACTTCAAG GTGGACCTGGTGTGTCACGGCAAGACGGAAATTATCCCGGACAGGGACGGCTCCGACCCATACCAG GACCCTGGGCACTGGTCTCCCTCTGGGGCAGGGCACCAGATGGGTCTTGGGGAGGTCAGCAGGGACCTTCATCCCGCTCCTCCTCTCCGGACCCCCAGGAACCCAAGAGAAGGGGCATCTTCCGTCAGATTGACAGTGGCAGCAACCTCACCACGGACCTCATCGTGCAGCGGATCATCACCAACAG GTTGGAGTATGAGGCACGAAATCAGAAGAAAGAAGCCAAGGAGCTGGCCTTCCTGGAGGCCGCCAGGCGGCAGGCGGCGCAGCCCCTGGGGGAGCGCGATGGCGACTTCTGACCTGGCGGAGGCCCCAGCCGGCCCTCCCCCTGCTCTGCTTCTGCACCTTCTGCATTTGGACATAGGACTCTGCAGGGCCGCCCTCTCTAACTGGCCTGGCTCTGGAAGGGCTGGTGACGactctgcctcctgcctgcctTCGAGGTGCCTGGTTTGCAGCAGACTCTCCACCCTTTCCAGCGAAGCTGCTCAGAGAGGGCGTCCAGCACAGTGGAGAGGCCGGCAGTGA
- the PCYT2 gene encoding ethanolamine-phosphate cytidylyltransferase isoform X7, producing the protein MVQAIKWVDEVVPAAPYVTTLETLDKYNCDFCVHGNDITLTVDGRDTYEEVKQAGRYRECKRTQGVSTTDLVGRMLLVTKAHHSSQEMSSEYREYADSFGKCPGGRNPWTGVSQFLQTSQKIIQFASGKEPQPGETVIYVAGAFDLFHIGHVDFLEKVHRLADRPYIIAGLHFDQEVNRYKGKNYPIMNLHERTLSVLACRYVSEVVIGAPYAVTAELLSHFKVDLVCHGKTEIIPDRDGSDPYQEPKRRGIFRQIDSGSNLTTDLIVQRIITNRLEYEARNQKKEAKELAFLEAARRQAAQPLGERDGDF; encoded by the exons ATGGTGCAGGCCATCAAATGGGTGGACGAGGTGGTGCCCGCAGCCCCTTACGTCACTACGCTAGAGACCCTGGACAAATACAACTGTGACTTCTGTGTTCACGGCA ATGACATCACCCTGACTGTAGACGGCCGGGACACCTATGAGGAGGTAAAGCAGGCCGGGAGGTACAG AGAGTGCAAGCGCACACAAGGGGTGTCCACCACAGACCTCGTGGGCCGCATGCTGCTGGTGACCAAAGCCCACCACAGCAGCCAG GAGATGTCTTCTGAGTACCGGGAGTACGCGGACAGCTTTGGCAAG TGCCCTGGTGGGCGGAACCCCTGGACCGGGGTATCCCAGTTCCTGCAGACATCTCAGAAGATCATCCAGTTTGCTTCTGGGAAGGAGCCCCAGCCAGGGGAGACGGTCATCTATGTGGCTGGCGCCTTCGACCTGTTCC ACATCGGGCATGTGGACTTCCTGGAGAAGGTGCACAGGCTGGCAGACAGGCCCTATATCATCGCGGGCTTACACTTTGACCAG GAGGTCAATCGCTACAAGGGGAAGAACTACCCCATCATGAATCTGCATGAGCGCACCCTGAGCGTGCTGGCCTGCCGG TACGTGTCCGAAGTGGTGATTGGGGCCCCGTACGCAGTCACAGCAGAGCTCCTGAGTCACTTCAAG GTGGACCTGGTGTGTCACGGCAAGACGGAAATTATCCCGGACAGGGACGGCTCCGACCCATACCAG GAACCCAAGAGAAGGGGCATCTTCCGTCAGATTGACAGTGGCAGCAACCTCACCACGGACCTCATCGTGCAGCGGATCATCACCAACAG GTTGGAGTATGAGGCACGAAATCAGAAGAAAGAAGCCAAGGAGCTGGCCTTCCTGGAGGCCGCCAGGCGGCAGGCGGCGCAGCCCCTGGGGGAGCGCGATGGCGACTTCTGA
- the PCYT2 gene encoding ethanolamine-phosphate cytidylyltransferase isoform X8, whose amino-acid sequence MLLVTKAHHSSQEMSSEYREYADSFGKCPGGRNPWTGVSQFLQTSQKIIQFASGKEPQPGETVIYVAGAFDLFHIGHVDFLEKVHRLADRPYIIAGLHFDQEVNRYKGKNYPIMNLHERTLSVLACRYVSEVVIGAPYAVTAELLSHFKVDLVCHGKTEIIPDRDGSDPYQEPKRRGIFRQIDSGSNLTTDLIVQRIITNRLEYEARNQKKEAKELAFLEAARRQAAQPLGERDGDF is encoded by the exons ATGCTGCTGGTGACCAAAGCCCACCACAGCAGCCAG GAGATGTCTTCTGAGTACCGGGAGTACGCGGACAGCTTTGGCAAG TGCCCTGGTGGGCGGAACCCCTGGACCGGGGTATCCCAGTTCCTGCAGACATCTCAGAAGATCATCCAGTTTGCTTCTGGGAAGGAGCCCCAGCCAGGGGAGACGGTCATCTATGTGGCTGGCGCCTTCGACCTGTTCC ACATCGGGCATGTGGACTTCCTGGAGAAGGTGCACAGGCTGGCAGACAGGCCCTATATCATCGCGGGCTTACACTTTGACCAG GAGGTCAATCGCTACAAGGGGAAGAACTACCCCATCATGAATCTGCATGAGCGCACCCTGAGCGTGCTGGCCTGCCGG TACGTGTCCGAAGTGGTGATTGGGGCCCCGTACGCAGTCACAGCAGAGCTCCTGAGTCACTTCAAG GTGGACCTGGTGTGTCACGGCAAGACGGAAATTATCCCGGACAGGGACGGCTCCGACCCATACCAG GAACCCAAGAGAAGGGGCATCTTCCGTCAGATTGACAGTGGCAGCAACCTCACCACGGACCTCATCGTGCAGCGGATCATCACCAACAG GTTGGAGTATGAGGCACGAAATCAGAAGAAAGAAGCCAAGGAGCTGGCCTTCCTGGAGGCCGCCAGGCGGCAGGCGGCGCAGCCCCTGGGGGAGCGCGATGGCGACTTCTGA